The genome window TTCGATGTCGCTCTTACCCGTTTGGACTCAGTGCTCCTTTACAATATTGAATTAGAAACAAAATTAACTGAGCGCAACAGCGAAATTGAAAAATTAAGGCAACGGATCAAGACATTGCTTGCTAAAAAGGGGCAATAAGAATGGGAAGCTGTTTTCCGCCGCGCCCCTTCCCTACTACTCTCCAGCAGGTCACTTTTTAGGCAGCTTGCGCAGCCTGCCTGAAGTAGCTTAGAAAAATATTTGTAACCCTAAGGGTTACGACGTATATTTGCCAATGATTGCCTCCATAGCGCACAAAGGACTGAAACTCTTTTGGGAAAAAGACGACCCTTCCAAACTTCCGGCTGAACAGGTGGAAAAAATAAGACGAATCCTGATGGCGTTAGATACAGCCAAAACATTGGAGCCACTACGCCGGATCCCTGGCTATAAGCTCCATGCCTTATCAGGTAGCTTGAAGGGATTTTGGTCGGTAACTGTAACCGGAAATTATCGCATCATTTTCCGGTTTGAAAAAGAGGATGTACACCTGGTGAATTATGTTGATTATCATTAATGAGATCAAAACTACAAACCATGAAACGTAATATGAAACCTGTTCACCCTGGGGCAATCCTCCGGGAGGACATTTTAAAAGAAATGAATCTTACTATTACAAAGGCAGCTCAAGACTTAAAAGTCAGCCGCAAACAGCTTTCTGAAATAGTCAATGAAATTGCCAGCATTAGCGCAGAGATGGCCTTACGCCTTGAGAAAGGCTTTGGAGTAGAAGCCAGCTTTTGGTTGGATCTTCAAACCAAATATGATTTGTGGAAGGTACAGGAAAGTGGTAAGGTTCGTAATATCCACCGCATTGCAGCTATTACGGCCAAGAAAGCTGGGTAAATCACTCAACGTGCCCTTACAGTCATGTTGGCGGCAGACGCGCTACCAGCATTCACATTAAAGAACCTTCTCGCCCCTTCCCGCCCACTTTCCAGCAGGTCATTCACCACTTTCTTGGGCAGCTTACGCACCCGGCCGGAATAGTTGAGCGTACTGATGGTAATAGTACGGCGGTATTGATTATTTCCTTCTGCTTCCGGACTGGCCTTATCAATAAGCGTTACATACATAGCCTTCATGTAATCCTTAATACTCCTGATGGGAATGGGATACTTACCCGACCGTCTTTGATTGTAAGCGATCTGTTCAGGCGTTTCCATCATCAGGCCCAGCGTTTCCGGGTTTTCCCAATACTGGTTAGTCCTTTTGGCATCAGCCATAAAGTACCGGGTAGAGTCGAACATGAACAAGGGATAATTACTCAGTGCACCCCCATCCACCATCATGTGCAGGGTTTGCCCGGGCGCCGCTTTCTCATACACCTTGCCCCGGTCATCTATCAATACCGGTTTATAATACAGCGGGATGGACAAGGAAATACGCACCGCATCCTTAATACACATATCGGGGTATTGCTCCCAGGAAAATATGCGGATGGATTGATAGGTAAGATCCGTTCCCGTTATATATAAATCTTTATATCCTTTTGCTTTCCGTTGCTGGTGCAGTTGGGCAAAAGTAATACGGCCATTACCTGTCTTACGGCTTATCTGTTCTTCTATCCACACCGCAATCTTATCGCCTTTATAATAGCCAAATTCTTTGGTGAGCCTGCGCACACCCGATCCTATAAACCAGGACCCATCATTGAATTCCTGTGGTTTTATATAGGCCGTTAAATCCAGTATTTCTTTGGGTGTATAGCCTACCGCCAATAAGGTGGCCTGAATGGCTCCGGCAGAAGTACCACCCACTCTTTCTATGTTCGACAGGATCTGCAGACTGTCCAATACCTCAAAAGCGCCGGCATAGGCAAAGCCCCTGACACCGCCGCCTTCCAATACGAGGTTTTTATAATTTGTTTGCTGCGATAAGGCAGTCCCCATGGAGGTTAGGGTTACAACTGCATATACCAGTAAGTGCTTCATGTAATAAAAATATCCAGCGCCGGGCAGCCTTGCAAGCAGGTAGCACTATTTAACGATTTTTTACCGCTGCCTGAAAAAGGACATCAGGCGTATCAAAACCGGACGCTTTTAAAAAAGCATCTTATGTAATATATTGAACGCTAATTAGCTGGTAACTGGCACCTTATTGGAGCCATTGACCATACTATCCGGTTGCCTAAACCTCCCACTATGCTCAAAAACTACTTTACCATCGCCTTCCGCAACCTTGTCAAGAACAAGGTCCATTCGCTGATCAATATCGCCGGCTTAGCCGCCGGCATGTCGGTAGCCCTGCTGATCGGACTGTGGATATGGGATGAACTGTCCTTCAACAAATACCACCGTAATTATGACCGTATCGCACGGGTAATGAAGCATATGATGGAGGATGGAACCATCAACAGCAATTACTATTTACCCTACCCGTTGGCGATGGAATTGAAAACAACCTGGCGCCAGGAATTTAAGCAGGTAGTAACAGCCAGGCCACCGGAAGAGGTGAATCTGTCCGGCGGTGAAACACAACTCGCCGCTAAAGGACAGTTTATAGATGCCGGCGCTCCCGGAATGCTCACCTTGAATATGCTGAAAGGCAACTACCATGGCTTACAGGAGCCTCATTCCGTCTTGCTGGCAGCATCAACCGCTAAAGCACTTTTTGGTAAGGCAGATCCCATGGGTAAAGCGATCAAACTGAATAACAGCACATCCGTAAAAGTGACGGGTGTATACGAAGACCTGCCGCTGAATACCCATTTCCAGGAAGCAAAGTTCTTTGCCCCTTTCGACCTGTATATGATCATGAACCCCTGGGTAAAAGAACAGAGCTGGGATAACCAATTCCTGTTTGTATATGCTGAAATAAATCCGGGTGCTGATTTCGAAAAAGTATCGGACCATATTAAAGACGCAGAGATCAACATCACTAAAAACCTGGATAATTATAAAGAGCAGGCAGCCCGGAAACCACAGGTATTTCTATATCCCATGAGCAAATGGCATTTGTATGCTTCTTTTAAAGAAGGTATTATAGAAGGGGGGGCTATTCAATTTGTATGGCTGGTAGGCATCATCGGTGGTTTTGTATTATTGCTGGCCTGTATCAATTTTATGAACCTGAGCACGGCCCGTTCTGAAAAACGTGCAAAGGAAGTAGGCATCCGCAAAGCGGTGGGCTCGGTAAGACGTCAACTGATCATCCAGTTTTTCACAGAGTCGCTGCTCACCACGATACTGGCATTTCTGGTGGCCCTATTTATAGTTACCATTTCTTTACCCTGGTTCAATGAACTGGCGGCAAAAGAAATGACCATGCTTTGGTCTAACCCCGGTTTCTGGTTGTGCTGTAGCGCTTTTATACTGCTTACCGGCCTGTTGGCCGGCAGTTATCCTGCCCTGTATTTATCTTCCTTCAAACCAGTAAAAGTATTGAAAGGTACTTTCCGGGCAGGCCGTTTTGCCGCTATTCCCCGTAAAGCGCTGGTGGTAATGCAGTTTACCGTATCCGTTACTTTAATCATCTGCACCATGGTGGTCTATAAGCAGATCCTTTTTGCCAAAGACCGTCCGGTGGGTTATAACCGGGAAGGCTTGCTCATGGTATGGAAAAAATCGGCCGACTTTCGCGGGAAGTCCGTACTGCTCAGGAATGAACTCAAGAAAACAGGCACTATTGCGGAGTTAGCTGAATCCGGTGGGCGGGTTACCAGTATATGGCAATCGAATGGTGGGTTCGACTGGAAAGGCAGGCCCCCTTCTTTTGATCCCAGCTTTGGTACATTGGCCGTGAGCCAGGAATACGGCAAAACAGTAGGCTGGCAATTTGTAGCCGGCAGGGATTTCTCGGGAGAGCTGGCAGGAGATTCCGCTGCCATCGTATTGAATGAATCGGCGGTTAAGCTAATGGGATTAAAGGATCCCGTGGGAGAAGTTGTACGATGGGAAACAGCCTGGCGCAAAGCCCGTTACTATAAGATCATTGGCGTAATAAAAGACATGGTAATGGAATCGCCCTTTGAGCCGGTCCTGCCTACTGTATTTCGCATGGAGAAGGAGCTGCGCTGGATCAACATTAAGTTGGATCCCCAGGTAGCAGCCGGGAAAGCGCTGTCTGCCATAGAAGCCACTTTTAAAAAGATCATTCCCGGTGTTCCTTTCGATTACAAATTCGCGGATGTGGAATATGCGGCAAAATTCGCGGCGGAGGAACGCATCGGTAAGCTGGCTGCCTTCTTCGCCACACTGGCCATTTTCATTAGTTGCCTGGGGCTTTTTGGTTTGGCATCATTCACCGCAGAACAACGAACCAAAGAAATAGGTGTACGCAAGGTATTGGGTGCTTCTGCATTCAATGTATGGCGTTTGCTGTCGAAAGACTTTGTGGTGCTGGTGATGATCGCTTTAGGGATAGCTATTCCGGCAGCACATTATTTCATGCACAACTGGCTGGAGAACTATCAATACCGGAGCAACCTCCCATGGTGGCTCTTTGCCGTCACAGGCATCGGTGCCATATTGATCACTTTACTTACTGTAAGCTTCCATGCGGTTAAAGCCGCTTTCATGAACCCCGTAAAAAGCCTGAGAACAGAATAACTGCTTCTATCTCGTTATTGTTGCCTCAACGCC of Paraflavitalea devenefica contains these proteins:
- a CDS encoding patatin-like phospholipase family protein; this translates as MKHLLVYAVVTLTSMGTALSQQTNYKNLVLEGGGVRGFAYAGAFEVLDSLQILSNIERVGGTSAGAIQATLLAVGYTPKEILDLTAYIKPQEFNDGSWFIGSGVRRLTKEFGYYKGDKIAVWIEEQISRKTGNGRITFAQLHQQRKAKGYKDLYITGTDLTYQSIRIFSWEQYPDMCIKDAVRISLSIPLYYKPVLIDDRGKVYEKAAPGQTLHMMVDGGALSNYPLFMFDSTRYFMADAKRTNQYWENPETLGLMMETPEQIAYNQRRSGKYPIPIRSIKDYMKAMYVTLIDKASPEAEGNNQYRRTITISTLNYSGRVRKLPKKVVNDLLESGREGARRFFNVNAGSASAANMTVRAR
- a CDS encoding HigA family addiction module antitoxin, with product MKRNMKPVHPGAILREDILKEMNLTITKAAQDLKVSRKQLSEIVNEIASISAEMALRLEKGFGVEASFWLDLQTKYDLWKVQESGKVRNIHRIAAITAKKAG
- a CDS encoding type II toxin-antitoxin system RelE/ParE family toxin — translated: MIASIAHKGLKLFWEKDDPSKLPAEQVEKIRRILMALDTAKTLEPLRRIPGYKLHALSGSLKGFWSVTVTGNYRIIFRFEKEDVHLVNYVDYH
- a CDS encoding ABC transporter permease; its protein translation is MLKNYFTIAFRNLVKNKVHSLINIAGLAAGMSVALLIGLWIWDELSFNKYHRNYDRIARVMKHMMEDGTINSNYYLPYPLAMELKTTWRQEFKQVVTARPPEEVNLSGGETQLAAKGQFIDAGAPGMLTLNMLKGNYHGLQEPHSVLLAASTAKALFGKADPMGKAIKLNNSTSVKVTGVYEDLPLNTHFQEAKFFAPFDLYMIMNPWVKEQSWDNQFLFVYAEINPGADFEKVSDHIKDAEINITKNLDNYKEQAARKPQVFLYPMSKWHLYASFKEGIIEGGAIQFVWLVGIIGGFVLLLACINFMNLSTARSEKRAKEVGIRKAVGSVRRQLIIQFFTESLLTTILAFLVALFIVTISLPWFNELAAKEMTMLWSNPGFWLCCSAFILLTGLLAGSYPALYLSSFKPVKVLKGTFRAGRFAAIPRKALVVMQFTVSVTLIICTMVVYKQILFAKDRPVGYNREGLLMVWKKSADFRGKSVLLRNELKKTGTIAELAESGGRVTSIWQSNGGFDWKGRPPSFDPSFGTLAVSQEYGKTVGWQFVAGRDFSGELAGDSAAIVLNESAVKLMGLKDPVGEVVRWETAWRKARYYKIIGVIKDMVMESPFEPVLPTVFRMEKELRWINIKLDPQVAAGKALSAIEATFKKIIPGVPFDYKFADVEYAAKFAAEERIGKLAAFFATLAIFISCLGLFGLASFTAEQRTKEIGVRKVLGASAFNVWRLLSKDFVVLVMIALGIAIPAAHYFMHNWLENYQYRSNLPWWLFAVTGIGAILITLLTVSFHAVKAAFMNPVKSLRTE